In Trichoderma breve strain T069 chromosome 4, whole genome shotgun sequence, the following proteins share a genomic window:
- a CDS encoding transcription initiation factor IIF, beta subunit domain-containing protein — protein MADSGFVKSEFVKPEPAASPMAIDEDDLFEDAGDLDFYDKSTPGNTFETLYLARVPKYMWDAWIKLTEKLGDDDEIQIGTLRTWNEPQMDTMTDGSPRELTKLRMLLTANTPEHQLLPREYDLEILDQDVNNSFIFSEEDLPGFKSKNKARADAASAGIPLALLRSRGNGNSERPTYDRRSRYQPYYRKAIPKKTKIFGKIRYDLRVEPRNLREEEELLAKRIFEAENSKSKLQIISRNKASSIINPGSAGSVSWGGNFIKNAPSTVKPKKGEILKATRIPKNQLLDLIFDCFRQYQYWSMKALRQRTQQPDSYLRQVLEEVAVLNKSGPFANHYCLSEAYRDKGGNDAKEAAAEALDDDGDDDEGEEMEDVLVMQ, from the exons ATGGCCGACTCAGGGTTCGTCAAGTCCGAGTTCGTCAAGCCCGAGCCGGCGGCATCGCCAATGGCaattgacgaggacgaccTCTTCGAAGATGCCGGCGACCTGGATTTCTATGACAAGTCAACTCCCGGAAACACATTTGAGACGCTGTATCTTGCGCGCGTCCCCAAATACATGTGGGATGCTTGGATTAAGCTAacggagaagctgggcgacgacgacgagatccAGATCGGCACGTTACGGACCTGGAACGAGCCACAGATGGACACAATGACAGATGGAAGCCCTCGCGAACTCACCAAGCTGCGCATGCTTCTCACGGCAAACACTCCCGAGCATCAGCTTCTGCCTCGCGAGTACGACCTGGAAATCCTCGACCAGGATGTGAATAattccttcatcttcagcgaAGAAGATTTACCGGGCTTCAAATCCAAGAACAAGGCGCgcgctgatgctgcaagTGCCGGTATACCACTGGCCCTTTTACGATCAAGAGGAAACGGCAATTCCGAGAGACCAACCTACGATCGAAGGAGCAGGTACCAGCCCTATTACCGCAAAGCTATCCCGA AGAAGACGAAAATCTTTGGCAAGATTAGATATGATCTACGCGTCGAACCACGGAATCTtcgagaggaagaagagctcttggCGAAGCGTATTTTCGAAGCAGAAAACTCCAAGTCGAAGCTTCAAATCATCAGCAGAAACAAGGCCTCTTCCATTATCAACCCCGGATCTGCAGGCTCTGTCAGTTGGGGAGGCAACTTTATT AAAAACGCTCCCTCCACcgtcaagcccaagaagggcgagattCTCAAGGCAACTCGTATTCCGAAGAATCAGCTTCTCGATCTTATTTTCGATTGTTTCCGACAATATCAGTATTGGTCAATGAAGGCACTGCGACAGAGAACTCAGCAGCCGGATTCGTACCTACGCCAGGTCTTGGAAGAAGTTGCCGTGCTCAACAAGAGCGGCCCGTTTGCCAACCACTACTGCCTAAGTGAAGCATATCGAGATAAGGGTGGTAACGATgccaaggaggctgctgcGGAGGCCCTGGATGACGATGGGGACGAcgatgagggagaagaaatgGAGGATGTTCTGGTTATGCAATGA
- a CDS encoding glycosyl hydrolases family 15 domain-containing protein, which yields MAMHSATNRRAQSGGYLPIEDYGMVGNMHTCALVGLDGSIDFMCWPDFDSPSVFCRLLDKNKGGYFSVSPPHDLGCTTKQQYLPSSCILQTRYIHEEGVVDVVDFFPRPKSAKVMTKGYKQNAYREAMTVQEELKKWTVRRVECIRGSLPVDVEIFPAFGYGLHPHETTLLRPTHTSEDRESKIGTFHSQDVKLQLDVAVDMGHHYPDITFQKVKKEAMLGEGLVSRFTLTAGQSISFILRNDIPDHIAEVITDEIVDHQQHDTQMFWYNFITQSKYKGRWREVVARSLMILKLLTYEPTGAIIAAPTFSLPEDIGGVRNWDYRFSWVRDSSFTIYILLRLGFKAEADAYMEFIMERFTQSIGPDGGLPIMFTIRGETDIPEITLDHFEGYRGSAPVRIGNGAAFHLQFDVYGELMDSIYLYNKYGKPVSWDIWCAVRRMLDYVLTIIGKTDMSIWEVRGEKQRFTISQVFLWVAFDRGLRLSEKRCLPCPNRAKWLEARDSIYEEIMEKGYNEEMKSFIQSYEANTVLDSSILLAPLVFFISPSDPRFTSTLDRIMLPPEEGGLTSTGLVYRYDTDASDDGVGGRDGAFSICTFWLVEAMTRASIHEPKYLPRALNLFQNMLQFSNHLSMFSEEIARSGEQLGNTPQAFSHLSLISAAFNLDRVFEGWQDSR from the exons ATGGCGATGCATTCCGCAACCAATCGCCGTGCCCAGTCGGGCGGGTATCTTCCCATTGAAGACTATGGCATGGTGGGCAATATGCACACCTGTGCTcttgttggccttgatgggAGCATCGACTTCATGTGCTG GCCTGATTTTGATTCGCCGTCTGTCTTCTGTCGCCTTCttgacaagaacaagggaGGCTATTTCAGCGTCTCTCCGCCTCATGATCTCGGCTGTACCACTAAACAGCAGTATCTGCCCTCCTCGTGCATTTTACAGACCAGATACATTCACGAGGAAGGTGTCGTCGATGTCGTGGACTTTTTTCCTAGGCCCAAGAGCGCCAAAGTCATGACCAAAGGCTACAAGCAGAATGCCTATCGTGAGGCCATGACTGTGCAAGAAGAGTTGAAGAAATGGACCGTCCGGCGTGTGGAGTGCATTCGTGGATCCTTGCCCGTAG ATGTTGAAATATTCCCTGCGTTTGGCTATGGCTTACACCCCCATGAGACAACACTTTTACGGCCCACACACACATCGGAGGATCGGGAAAGCAAGATCGGGACCTTCCACAGCCAGGATGTTAAGCTTCAGCTTGATGTAGCCGTCGACATGGGGCATCATTATCCAGACATCACTTTTCAAAAAGTCAAGAAAGAGGCCATGCTTGGAGAGGGCTTGGTATCTCGTTTTACTCTCACTGCTGGCCAATCCATTTCATTCATTTTAAGGAATGACATCCCCGATCATATCGCCGAAGTTATCACGGACGAAATCGTGGACCACCAACAGCACGATACTCAGATGTTCTGGTACAACTTCATCACCCAGTCCAAATACAAGGGGCGATGGAGAGAGGTGGTGGCTCGGAGCCTTATGATTTTGAAGTTACTAACATATG AGCCAACCGGcgccatcattgccgccCCTACCTTCTCCCTACCCGAAGACATAGGTGGCGTGAGAAATTGGGATTATCGTTTCTCATGGGTTCGGGACTCGAGCTTTACTATTTACAttcttctccgccttggTTTCAAAGCTGAGGCAGACGCCTACATGGAATTTATCATGGAGCGCTTCACTCAATCCATAGGACCAGATGGTGGATTGCCCATCATGTTCACCATTCGTGGGGAGACTGACATCCCTGAGATCACTTTGGATCACTTTGAAGGCTATCGAGGCAGTGCTCCCGTCCGCATTGGTAACGGCGCTGCTTTCCACCTTCAATTTGATGTATATGGTGAATTGATGGATTCCATCTACTTGTACAACAAATATGGAAAGCCAGTGTCTTGGGATATTTGGTGTGCTGTTCGGCGAATGCTAG ATTATGTCTTGACCATTATAGGTA AAACCGACATGTCCATCTGGGAAGTGCGAGGCGAAAAGCAACGGTTCACCATTTCACAAGTCTTCCTCTGGGTGGCATTTGATCGCGGTCTTCGACTTTCAGAAAAGAGATGTCTCCCATGCCCCAACAGGGCAAAATGGCTGGAAGCCCGCGATAGCATCTATGAAGAGATTATGGAGAAAG GATACAACGAAGAGATGAAGTCATTCATCCAAAGCTATGAAGCTAATACCGTGCTGGATTCGTCCATTTTGCTTGCGCCTCTTGTGTTCTTCATTTCCCCAAGCGACCCTCGCTTTACAAGCACGCTCGATCGAATTATGCTGCCACCAGAGGAAGGAGGATTAACGAGTACTGGGCTGGTGTATCGATATGACACTGATGCGTCAGATGACG GCGttggaggaagagatggagccTTCTCGATCTGTACGTTTTGGCTAGTTGAAGCCATGACCCGCGCGAGTATCCACGAACCCAAGTATCTCCCACGAGCTTTGAACCTTTTCCAGAATATGCTCCAGTTTTCGAACCACCTGTCCATGTTCTCGGAAGAGATCGCTCGAAGTGGCGAACAGCTAGGCAACACACCACAGGCTTTTAGCCACCTGTCGCTTATCAGTGCGGCGTTCAATCTTGACCGCGTGTTTGAAGGATGGCAAGATTCTCGCTGA
- a CDS encoding haloacid dehalogenase-like hydrolase domain-containing protein: MNLIFDFDGTITVKDTIFQLAQSAISFQSQRNDKHLQTEWDNIVQAYGDDHKAFANAFTPPSHERCSPSQELAYLSSLTDTENASLDRVDKSGLFRGLTSQDLFQMGRDQVCSGSIVVREGFIEMLELARENGWHVAVISVNWSRAFIEGVLHPHNIPIITNRISAEGTIQGPDEFNDGVRLTTSRDKANSLNQLISKQEHASNPTVYFGDSTTDMECLLAHHGIVISTDATSSLMQTLERVGVRVPHVGHPDDGANIFWARDFREILDSQTLDRISKAS, from the coding sequence ATGAATCTCATCTTCGACTTCGACGGCACAATCACCGTCAAAGACACAATCTTCCAGCTCGCCCAGTCCGCAATCTCCTTCCAATCTCAACGCAACGACAAACATCTGCAAACAGAATGGGACAACATCGTCCAAGCGTACGGCGATGACCACAAGGCCTTTGCAAACGCCTTCACGCCGCCTTCGCACGAGCGCTGCTCGCCTAGCCAGGAACTCGCCTACCTCTCCAGTCTAACAGACACGGAGAATGCGTCGCTGGATAGAGTCGACAAGTCGGGCCTGTTCAGAGGCCTAACAAGCCAGGATCTGTTTCAGATGGGCAGGGACCAAGTTTGCAGCGGCTCCATCGTCGTTAGAGAGGGCTTCATCGAAATGCTTGAACTGGCGCGGGAGAATGGGTGGCATGTTGCTGTCATCTCCGTGAATTGGTCCAGGGCGTTTATAGAGGGCGTGCTTCATCCGCACAATATACCAATCATAACCAACCGCATCTCCGCCGAGGGCACAATCCAAGGCCCTGACGAGTTCAACGATGGCGTCAGGCTAACCACTTCCCGTGACAAGGCCAACTCACTGAACCAACTCATCTCCAAACAAGAGCACGCCTCTAATCCGACCGTCTACTTTGGCGATTCAACTACCGACATGGAATGTCTCCTTGCCCATCACGGCATTGTCATATCCACCGACGCCACATCGTCGCTCATGCAAACACTCGAGCGAGTTGGCGTCCGCGTCCCACACGTCGGCCACCCCGACGACGGAGCAAACATCTTTTGGGCACGAGACTTTCGTGAGATTTTGGATAGCCAGACCCTGGATCGAATTTCCAAAGCCTCATGA
- a CDS encoding WD domain, g-beta repeat domain-containing protein, whose product MAAQVISNSGHDDMIHDAVLDYYGRKLATCSSDRTIKIFEIEGETQRLVETLKGHEGAVWCVAWAHPKYGNILASAGYDGKVFIWKEQGAQNSQWQRIYDFPLHKASVNIVSWSPHEAGCLLACASSDGNVSVLEFKDNSVDHVTFQAHGLGVNSVSWAPATSPGSIVSSAPGPGATGNRRFVTGGSDNLIKIWTFDPASQSYKQEGEALTGHSDWVRDVAWSPTVLQKSYIASASQDKTVRIWTSDQSSGGQWASKVLNFDAPVWRVSWSLSGNVLAVSCADNKVSLWQENLRGEWECVKSIEE is encoded by the exons ATG GCGGCGCAGGTCATCTCCAACTCCGGCCACGATGATATGATT CACGATGCTGTTCTCGATTACTACGGACGAAAGCTGGCGACCTGCTCAAGCGACCGAACGATTAAGATCTTCGAGATTGAGGGCGAGACACAACGCCTAGTTGAGACTCTGAAGGG TCACGAAGGTGCTGTATGGTGCGTTGCCTGGGCGCATCCCAAGTATGGTAACATCCTGGCATCGGCCGGTTACGATGGCAAGGTCTTTATCTGGAAGGAACAGGGTGCCCAGAACAGCCAGTGGCAGCGAATCTACGACTTCCCTCTGCACAAGGCCTCAGTCAACATTGTCTCCTGGTCTCCCCATGAGGCGGGCTGCCTCCTCGCTTGCGCATCGTCTGATGGCAACGTCAGCGTTCTCGAGTTCAAAGACAACAGCGTCGACCATGTCACATTCCAGGCTCACGGCCTCGGTGTCAACTCCGTCTCCTGGGCTCCGGCTACCTCACCTGGCAGCATCGTTAGCAGCGCCCCAGGCCCTGGTGCCACCGGTAACCGACGGTTCGTCACGGGTGGTTCTGACAACTTGATCAAAATCTGGACTTTTGACCCTGCCTCGCAGTCATACAAGCAAGAGGGTGAAGCGTTGACGGGTCACAGCGACTGGGTTCGCGACGTTGCGTGGTCTCCAACCGTCCTGCAGAAGTCATATATTGCATCAGCTTCCCAGGATAAGACTGTCCGCATCTGGACGTCAGACCAGTCCAGCGGCGGCCAGTGGGCAAGCAAGGTGCTCAACTTTGATGCCCCTGTTTGGCGTGTTAGCTGGTCCTTGAGCGGCAATGTCCTTGCTGTTAGCTGCGCGGACAACAAAGTGTCCCTGTGGCAGGAGAACCTACGTGGTGAATGGGAGTGCGTCAAGTCGATTGAGGAGTAA